The genome window CGAGCGAAAGTCGCGCTTACGATTGCGGCGGTCGCGGTATTGATAACTCAAAGACTTCAGCACCGCTTGCTTGGCTTGTTTGACGCTGGCCTGGCGGACATGGCTCATACCCTTGGTTTGAGCCATTAATTTCTTGTGCTTTTGGTGGCTGGTAACGCCCCGTTTGACTCTCATTACTTTCCAATCATTCGCTTAACATTGGCGTGATCACCAGAAGCCACCTCGAACTCTTTGACGTAAGTTCGTTTCAACGAAAGCTGCTTACCGCCGAGCAAGTGCCCACGATAAGCCTTCCGGTGCAGCAACTTGCCTGAACCAGTCACTT of Candidatus Saccharimonadales bacterium contains these proteins:
- the rplT gene encoding 50S ribosomal protein L20, whose amino-acid sequence is MRVKRGVTSHQKHKKLMAQTKGMSHVRQASVKQAKQAVLKSLSYQYRDRRNRKRDFRSLWITRINAGLHDYDLSYSQFINGLKKAEVELDRKILSELATNQPKAFAGVVKAAQK
- the rpmI gene encoding 50S ribosomal protein L35, which gives rise to MPKIKTHQGMSKRIKVTGSGKLLHRKAYRGHLLGGKQLSLKRTYVKEFEVASGDHANVKRMIGK